One genomic segment of Amycolatopsis sp. Hca4 includes these proteins:
- the topA gene encoding type I DNA topoisomerase produces MSGEQDSVAGARTKKNGAAAANGAGHRRLVIVESPTKARKIAPYLGGGYVVESSVGHIRDLPRGAADVPAQYKGEAWARLGVDVDNGFKALYVVTPDKKSKVTELKGLLKDVDELYLATDPDREGEAIAWHLLETLKPKVPVRRMVFHEVTEQAIRAAADSTRELDADLVDAQETRRILDRLYGYEVSPVLWKKVMPKLSAGRVQSVATRIVVERERERMRFTSASYWDISATMDAGEEASPRNFPARLVAVDGARLATGRDFGSDGQLKASNNEVRVLAEADARRLAEALKQRDFKVSSVEEKPYTRKPYAPFMTSTLQQEAGRKMRFTSERTMRIAQKLYENGYITYMRTDSTTLSESAISAARSQATQLYGKEYVSPTPRQYTRKVKNAQEAHEAIRPSGEVFRTPGQVAGELDTDEFRLYEMIWQRTIASQMADAKGTTMSVRIVGNATSGEECTFAASGRTITFAGFLKAYVEAVDTETGGEADDKQSRLPVLEKDQALTASELSPDGHTTSPPARYSEPSLVSKLEELGIGRPSTYASIIKTIQDRGYVWKKGSALVPSWVAFAVIGLMERHFERLVDYDFTAGMEDELDRIAAGDEQRAQWLSKFYFGGDMGVDGSIGRLGGLKKLVEGSVEDIDAREINSIPLFSDADGHTVVVRVGRYGPYLEREVNGESQRANLPEDLPPDELTQEIAEKLFATPQEGRTLGTDPVSGHDIVAKEGRFGPYVTEVLPEIEIPEDATAAQKKALKAKAPKPRTGSLFKSMDIETITLDDALKLLSLPRVVGKDPESGDEITAQNGRYGPYLKKGTDSRSLSTEDQLFSITLEEALKIYSEPKQRGRSATAKPPLKELGDDPVSGKPMVVKDGRFGPYVTDGEYNATLRKGDEIESLTAERAAELLAEKRAKGPAPKRKAPARKPAATTAKTVKAGTTKKATTAKRSSSTATKAK; encoded by the coding sequence ATGAGCGGAGAGCAGGACAGCGTGGCAGGAGCACGGACCAAGAAGAACGGAGCCGCGGCGGCCAACGGCGCCGGGCACCGGCGGCTGGTCATCGTCGAGTCGCCGACGAAGGCCCGCAAGATCGCGCCCTACCTCGGCGGCGGTTACGTCGTCGAGTCCTCCGTCGGGCACATCCGCGACCTGCCGCGTGGTGCCGCCGACGTGCCCGCCCAGTACAAGGGCGAGGCGTGGGCGCGGCTCGGCGTCGACGTCGACAACGGCTTCAAGGCCCTCTACGTGGTCACCCCGGACAAGAAGTCCAAGGTCACCGAGCTCAAGGGCCTGCTGAAGGACGTCGACGAGCTCTACCTCGCCACCGACCCCGACCGCGAGGGCGAGGCCATCGCGTGGCACCTCCTCGAGACGCTCAAGCCGAAGGTCCCGGTCCGCCGGATGGTCTTCCACGAGGTCACCGAGCAGGCCATCCGCGCGGCCGCCGACTCGACCCGCGAGCTGGACGCCGACCTCGTCGACGCCCAGGAGACCCGCCGCATCCTCGACCGCCTCTACGGCTACGAGGTCTCGCCGGTGCTGTGGAAGAAGGTCATGCCGAAGCTCTCGGCGGGCCGCGTGCAGTCGGTGGCGACCCGGATCGTGGTCGAGCGCGAGCGCGAGCGGATGCGCTTCACGTCGGCGTCGTACTGGGACATCTCGGCGACGATGGACGCCGGCGAGGAGGCTTCGCCGCGGAACTTCCCGGCGCGCCTGGTCGCCGTCGACGGCGCGCGGCTGGCCACCGGCCGCGACTTCGGCTCGGACGGGCAGCTCAAGGCGTCGAACAACGAGGTCCGCGTGCTCGCGGAAGCCGACGCGCGGCGCCTGGCCGAAGCGCTGAAGCAGCGTGACTTCAAGGTCTCGAGCGTCGAGGAGAAGCCGTACACGCGGAAGCCGTACGCGCCCTTCATGACGTCGACGCTGCAGCAGGAGGCGGGCCGCAAGATGCGGTTCACCTCGGAGCGCACCATGCGGATCGCGCAGAAGCTGTACGAGAACGGCTACATCACTTATATGCGTACCGACTCCACGACGCTGTCGGAGTCGGCGATCTCGGCCGCGCGCAGCCAGGCCACGCAGCTGTACGGCAAGGAGTACGTCTCGCCGACGCCGCGCCAGTACACGCGGAAGGTCAAGAACGCGCAGGAGGCCCACGAGGCGATCCGGCCGTCGGGCGAGGTCTTCCGCACGCCGGGCCAGGTCGCGGGCGAGCTGGACACCGACGAGTTCCGGCTCTACGAGATGATCTGGCAGCGCACGATCGCGTCGCAGATGGCGGACGCCAAGGGCACCACGATGTCCGTCCGCATCGTCGGCAACGCGACCTCGGGCGAGGAGTGCACCTTCGCCGCTTCGGGCCGCACGATCACCTTCGCGGGCTTCCTCAAGGCGTACGTCGAAGCGGTCGACACCGAGACCGGTGGCGAGGCCGACGACAAGCAGAGCCGCCTCCCGGTGCTGGAGAAGGACCAGGCGCTGACCGCGTCGGAGCTGAGCCCGGACGGCCACACCACGTCGCCGCCGGCCCGGTACTCCGAGCCGAGCCTGGTCAGCAAGCTGGAAGAGCTGGGCATCGGCCGCCCGTCGACGTACGCGTCGATCATCAAGACGATCCAGGACCGCGGGTACGTCTGGAAGAAGGGCTCCGCGCTCGTTCCGTCGTGGGTCGCGTTTGCCGTGATCGGCCTGATGGAACGTCACTTCGAGCGGCTGGTCGACTACGACTTCACCGCCGGGATGGAGGACGAGCTCGACCGCATCGCGGCCGGTGACGAGCAGCGTGCGCAGTGGCTGTCGAAGTTCTACTTCGGCGGCGATATGGGCGTGGACGGCTCGATCGGCCGCCTGGGCGGGCTCAAGAAGCTGGTCGAGGGCAGCGTCGAGGACATCGACGCGCGGGAGATCAACTCGATCCCGCTGTTCAGCGACGCCGACGGGCACACGGTCGTGGTCCGCGTCGGGCGCTACGGGCCGTACCTGGAGCGCGAGGTCAACGGCGAGTCGCAGCGCGCGAACCTGCCCGAGGACCTGCCGCCGGACGAGCTGACGCAGGAGATCGCGGAGAAGCTGTTCGCGACCCCGCAGGAGGGCCGCACGCTGGGCACCGACCCGGTGAGCGGGCACGACATCGTCGCGAAGGAGGGCCGCTTCGGGCCGTACGTGACCGAGGTGCTGCCGGAGATCGAGATCCCCGAAGACGCCACGGCCGCGCAGAAGAAGGCGCTCAAGGCGAAGGCGCCGAAGCCGCGGACGGGCTCGCTGTTCAAGTCGATGGACATCGAGACCATCACGCTGGACGACGCGCTGAAGCTGCTTTCGCTGCCGCGCGTGGTCGGCAAGGACCCGGAGTCCGGTGACGAGATCACCGCGCAGAACGGGCGCTACGGGCCGTACCTGAAGAAGGGCACGGACTCGCGTTCGCTCTCGACCGAGGACCAGCTCTTCTCGATCACGCTCGAAGAGGCGCTGAAGATCTACTCGGAGCCGAAGCAGCGTGGGCGCTCCGCCACGGCGAAGCCGCCGCTCAAGGAGCTCGGCGACGACCCGGTGTCGGGCAAGCCGATGGTGGTCAAGGACGGCCGGTTCGGCCCGTACGTGACCGACGGCGAGTACAACGCGACCCTGCGGAAGGGCGACGAGATCGAGTCGCTGACCGCGGAGCGGGCGGCCGAGCTGCTGGCCGAGAAGCGGGCCAAGGGCCCGGCGCCGAAGCGGAAGGCGCCGGCGCGCAAGCCGGCGGCGACCACGGCGAAGACGGTCAAGGCGGGCACGACGAAGAAGGCGACCACGGCGAAGCGGTCGAGCTCGACCGCGACGAAGGCCAAGTAA
- a CDS encoding ESX secretion-associated protein EspG, whose product MSNAVAVFDVIDEVIAPLSAEVPERPSVMEFYDPEFEIPPVLADTGPLPGRPCSSELSLADEVEQYTRFVAGMAAIGLAPGGEVTAEAVGLYRALRGGFIRGVVTGVFPARAKPWEVRFFGDEDYTTVLHKLGNRARLRSGFLSELPGWVFDGLPDRPPGPGEHLRIETDERGLIPRRCERAVELIRECAARPRLGTVLVDLAVRNAILAEYPHGAFGLVDNDLGRYQFSAAVGRSGRWTVTWGPASRSTAEQWIVEAVQSHA is encoded by the coding sequence GTGAGCAACGCGGTCGCCGTCTTCGACGTCATCGACGAGGTCATCGCCCCGCTCTCGGCCGAGGTGCCGGAGCGGCCCTCGGTGATGGAGTTCTACGACCCCGAGTTCGAGATCCCGCCGGTGCTGGCGGACACCGGACCGCTGCCGGGCCGTCCCTGCTCGTCCGAGCTGAGCCTCGCGGACGAAGTGGAGCAGTACACGCGGTTCGTCGCCGGGATGGCCGCGATCGGCCTCGCCCCGGGTGGCGAGGTCACCGCGGAGGCCGTCGGGCTGTACCGGGCGCTGCGCGGTGGCTTCATCCGCGGGGTCGTCACCGGCGTCTTCCCGGCCCGGGCCAAGCCGTGGGAGGTGCGGTTCTTCGGCGACGAGGACTACACCACGGTGCTGCACAAGCTGGGCAACCGCGCGCGGCTGCGGTCGGGCTTCCTCAGCGAGCTGCCGGGCTGGGTGTTCGACGGGCTGCCCGACCGGCCGCCGGGGCCGGGCGAGCACCTGCGCATCGAGACCGACGAGCGCGGGCTGATCCCGCGCCGGTGCGAGCGGGCGGTGGAGCTGATCCGGGAGTGCGCGGCCCGACCGCGGCTGGGCACGGTGCTGGTCGACCTCGCGGTGCGCAACGCGATCCTGGCCGAGTACCCGCACGGGGCGTTCGGGCTGGTGGACAACGACCTCGGCCGGTACCAGTTCAGCGCCGCGGTGGGGCGGAGCGGGCGCTGGACGGTCACCTGGGGTCCGGCCTCGCGGAGCACGGCCGAGCAGTGGATCGTCGAGGCGGTGCAGAGCCATGCCTGA
- a CDS encoding dTMP kinase, protein MRSVPGAGPGASSGAEASTINRVRRVLAIKPFRRLWGVTYLCSVADWLNILALTGLATKLTDNYFAQNFAFVGVVLTGLAPGLLFAPVGGLLADRFDRRKVMVVADLLRCGFLLSIAIVSAPWWLLAGNFLVGCASSMWIPSKEAAVPNLLRRPDQVETANQLGMVMTYGLAVITAAGANAVITGVNTTFHLFPGDPSLNIAKLVVIITGLLYLASAILIATRIPELSLRNVHALPEQKVKAADEEKLGIGAMIADGFRFIRSTPLVRGLLVGAFGAFVAGGAVIGSAKPYSSSLGAGDSAFSLLVLAVFLGLATGMVFAPKLARRLPHDRLFGLSIVAAAISLGFVALSPHLTVSLIAVVLVGVCAGIAFLTGVTIIGSRVEDAIRGRINAIYQLMMKLVLFGTTVTVPLLVGAVHRNTITVWGNPLTIDGTRPVMLGGAAIALVAGLFAYRQMDDKRTEPILADLRNALRRTPRRVNGYLIAVEGTTAINTAIQAVNLADWMRGGTRPVVVAADPALDDQRLTALVSGASLTGARAQALAAAAVRADIVERHVQPALDAGSVVVMERFVDSPLAHLSAVAGLDSDELEGLADWATGRLRPDLTILLDSAPNGAPRDRSAAMNDQWRVQHLLSEMAAADPDRYLVIDADGTDDEVAERIRTALGAVFVGRLAALAPTAEKPVTLPLDALPIETPEEPRVEAK, encoded by the coding sequence GTGCGATCGGTACCCGGGGCCGGCCCGGGTGCGTCGTCGGGCGCCGAGGCGTCCACGATCAACCGGGTCCGGCGGGTGCTGGCGATCAAACCGTTCCGGCGCCTGTGGGGCGTCACGTACCTGTGCAGCGTGGCCGACTGGCTGAACATCCTGGCCCTCACCGGCCTGGCCACGAAGCTGACCGACAACTACTTCGCGCAGAACTTCGCCTTCGTCGGCGTCGTCCTGACCGGCCTGGCTCCGGGGCTGCTGTTCGCCCCGGTCGGCGGGCTGCTCGCCGACCGGTTCGACCGCCGCAAGGTGATGGTCGTCGCCGACCTGCTGCGGTGCGGCTTCCTGCTGTCCATCGCGATCGTCAGCGCGCCCTGGTGGCTGCTCGCCGGCAACTTCCTTGTCGGCTGCGCGTCGAGCATGTGGATCCCCTCGAAAGAGGCCGCGGTCCCCAACCTGCTCCGCCGCCCGGACCAGGTCGAGACGGCCAACCAGCTCGGCATGGTGATGACCTACGGCCTCGCCGTCATCACCGCCGCCGGCGCGAACGCGGTCATCACCGGCGTCAACACGACGTTCCACCTGTTCCCCGGCGACCCGAGCCTCAACATCGCGAAGCTGGTCGTCATCATCACCGGCCTGCTCTACCTGGCCAGCGCCATCCTCATCGCCACCCGGATCCCCGAGCTCTCGCTGCGCAACGTCCACGCGCTGCCGGAGCAGAAGGTCAAGGCGGCCGACGAGGAGAAGCTCGGCATCGGCGCGATGATCGCCGACGGCTTCCGGTTCATCCGCAGCACGCCGCTCGTGCGCGGGCTGCTGGTGGGTGCGTTCGGCGCGTTCGTCGCCGGCGGCGCCGTGATCGGCTCGGCCAAGCCGTACTCCTCCAGCTTGGGAGCCGGTGACTCCGCGTTCAGCCTGCTCGTCCTCGCCGTCTTCCTCGGCCTCGCCACCGGCATGGTCTTCGCGCCCAAGCTCGCCCGCCGGCTCCCGCACGACCGGCTGTTCGGCCTCTCGATCGTCGCGGCCGCGATCTCGCTCGGCTTCGTGGCGCTGTCCCCGCACCTGACCGTCTCACTGATCGCCGTGGTGCTGGTCGGCGTCTGCGCCGGCATCGCGTTCCTCACCGGCGTGACCATCATCGGCTCGCGCGTCGAGGACGCCATCCGCGGCCGGATCAACGCGATCTACCAGCTGATGATGAAGCTGGTGCTGTTCGGCACCACGGTCACCGTGCCGCTGCTCGTCGGCGCGGTGCACCGGAACACGATCACCGTCTGGGGCAACCCGCTGACCATCGACGGCACGCGCCCGGTCATGCTCGGCGGCGCGGCGATCGCGCTGGTCGCCGGCCTGTTCGCCTACCGGCAGATGGACGACAAGCGCACCGAGCCGATCCTCGCCGACCTGCGCAACGCCCTGCGCCGCACGCCGCGGCGCGTCAACGGCTACCTGATCGCCGTCGAAGGCACCACCGCGATCAACACCGCCATCCAGGCCGTCAACCTCGCCGACTGGATGCGGGGCGGCACCCGCCCGGTCGTCGTCGCCGCGGACCCGGCGCTCGACGACCAGCGGCTCACCGCGCTCGTCTCGGGCGCCTCGCTCACCGGCGCGCGGGCCCAGGCGCTGGCCGCGGCCGCGGTGCGGGCCGACATCGTCGAGCGGCACGTCCAGCCGGCGCTGGACGCCGGTTCGGTGGTCGTCATGGAGCGGTTCGTCGACTCGCCGCTGGCCCACCTGTCCGCCGTCGCGGGGCTCGACAGCGACGAGCTCGAGGGCCTCGCCGACTGGGCGACCGGCCGGCTGCGCCCCGACCTCACCATCCTGCTCGACTCCGCCCCGAACGGCGCCCCGCGCGACAGGTCGGCCGCGATGAACGACCAGTGGCGCGTCCAGCACCTGCTCTCCGAGATGGCGGCGGCGGACCCGGATCGCTACCTGGTGATCGACGCCGACGGCACCGACGACGAGGTCGCCGAGCGCATCCGCACCGCGTTGGGCGCGGTGTTCGTCGGACGGCTGGCCGCGCTGGCGCCGACAGCGGAGAAGCCGGTGACGCTCCCGCTGGACGCCCTGCCCATCGAGACCCCGGAAGAGCCTCGCGTGGAGGCGAAGTGA
- a CDS encoding DNA polymerase III subunit delta' → MTTTERIGVWNQLVGQEPAVETLSAAASAAAKIIAGEPAPPGAMTHAWLLTGPPGSGRSVAARTFAAALQCSTGTGCDACPGCHTTMAGTHADVRLVVPEGLSISVAEMRALVQAAARRPTTGNWQVVIIEDADRLTEGASNALLKAVEEPPDRTVFLLCAPSDHPEDVSVTIRSRCRLVTLRTPPPEAIADVLMRRDHVDAERAHWAAAVCGGHVGRARRLATDEAARQRRATVLRIPLGLRRMSDVFTCADQLISAAEADAGEASKARDEDERNELRTAMGGDGVGKGVAGAKRAAEAAVKQLEKKQKSRATRTQRDTLDLALVDLAGFYRDVLVTATRSGATLNHPDHADQIREAAASWTTESTLRRLEAVLECREAIELNVKPRIAVEAMVTTLRQG, encoded by the coding sequence GTGACGACGACCGAACGCATCGGCGTCTGGAACCAGCTGGTCGGCCAGGAACCCGCGGTCGAGACGCTGAGCGCGGCCGCTTCGGCCGCCGCCAAGATCATCGCCGGCGAACCGGCGCCGCCCGGCGCGATGACGCACGCCTGGCTGCTCACCGGCCCGCCCGGCTCCGGCCGTTCGGTGGCCGCGCGGACGTTCGCCGCGGCCCTGCAGTGCAGCACCGGCACCGGCTGCGACGCCTGCCCCGGCTGCCACACGACGATGGCGGGCACGCACGCCGACGTCCGGCTCGTGGTGCCGGAAGGCCTGTCGATCTCGGTCGCCGAGATGCGCGCGCTGGTCCAGGCCGCCGCGCGCCGTCCGACGACCGGCAACTGGCAGGTCGTGATCATCGAGGACGCGGACAGGCTCACCGAAGGCGCGTCGAACGCACTGCTGAAGGCCGTCGAGGAGCCGCCGGACCGCACGGTGTTCCTGCTCTGCGCGCCGTCGGACCACCCCGAGGACGTCTCGGTGACGATCCGCTCGCGCTGCCGCCTGGTGACGCTCCGGACGCCGCCGCCGGAGGCGATCGCGGACGTGCTGATGCGCCGTGACCACGTCGACGCCGAGCGCGCGCACTGGGCCGCTGCCGTGTGCGGCGGACACGTCGGCCGCGCGCGACGGCTCGCCACCGACGAGGCCGCGCGGCAGCGCCGGGCCACCGTGCTGCGGATCCCGCTCGGCCTCCGCCGGATGAGCGACGTCTTCACCTGCGCCGACCAGCTGATCAGCGCGGCCGAGGCGGACGCGGGCGAGGCCAGCAAGGCCCGTGACGAAGACGAGCGCAACGAGCTGCGGACGGCGATGGGCGGCGACGGCGTCGGCAAGGGCGTCGCCGGCGCGAAGCGAGCCGCCGAAGCCGCGGTCAAGCAGCTGGAGAAGAAGCAGAAGTCCCGCGCGACCCGAACCCAGCGCGACACGCTCGACCTCGCGCTGGTCGACCTCGCCGGCTTCTACCGCGACGTCCTGGTGACGGCGACCCGCTCCGGCGCGACCCTCAACCACCCGGACCACGCCGACCAGATCCGCGAGGCGGCGGCGTCGTGGACGACCGAGTCGACGCTGCGCCGGCTCGAAGCTGTACTGGAGTGCCGCGAGGCGATCGAGCTGAACGTGAAGCCGCGCATCGCCGTCGAGGCGATGGTCACCACGCTGCGCCAGGGCTGA
- a CDS encoding ATP-binding protein, producing MSTPSGGREDFELPQKLARLKDSFRPSSPVDRQSLFKGRINQLSQIFSAVQELGQHAVIYGERGVGKTSLSYMAKSIYASRRTGEQLGVRFQCSADDDFATVWEKFIPAVRNEVDLLPEDKNKELGEVVDRAEDILMDNITPDRVFRAINVIARYAPMVLIIDEIDRIGDHSSTQLFADLVKTLSDSLVPCTLIMVGVADDVDGLIQGHRSVERGLKQIQMPRMEPDELREILVEGYKSVDLSATEELLDTVVRLSQGLPHYAHLLGGILGESALIRGASEITIEFLGAAINKALDEAQRSIQVAYAKAVNSPNKNARFDDTLLACALADVDNIGYFAPVDVSKPLSKIQGIKRETPSFLHHLRAFSESRGFVLETRGEGRHRRYRFQNPLLQPFVILKGVSDQKVRINGVKIELGFQQ from the coding sequence ATGTCGACACCGTCGGGCGGGCGCGAAGATTTTGAGTTGCCGCAAAAACTCGCCAGATTGAAAGACAGTTTCCGACCATCCTCTCCCGTTGACAGGCAAAGTCTCTTCAAAGGTAGAATAAATCAACTATCTCAGATCTTTTCTGCCGTCCAAGAGCTTGGGCAACACGCCGTAATCTACGGCGAGCGCGGCGTCGGAAAGACGAGTCTTTCTTACATGGCGAAGTCTATATACGCGAGCCGTCGAACCGGGGAACAGCTTGGCGTCCGGTTCCAGTGCAGCGCCGACGATGACTTCGCTACCGTCTGGGAGAAGTTTATTCCAGCGGTACGCAATGAAGTCGACCTCCTTCCAGAGGACAAGAACAAAGAACTTGGCGAGGTTGTCGACCGCGCCGAAGATATATTGATGGATAACATCACTCCTGATCGAGTATTCCGTGCAATCAACGTCATTGCACGATACGCTCCGATGGTTTTGATAATTGACGAGATCGACCGAATCGGCGATCATTCATCCACGCAGCTTTTCGCTGACCTGGTCAAGACATTGTCAGACAGCCTCGTCCCCTGCACCTTGATTATGGTTGGCGTTGCAGATGACGTTGACGGCCTAATTCAAGGACATCGGTCCGTCGAACGCGGACTCAAGCAGATCCAGATGCCCCGCATGGAGCCCGACGAGCTGCGCGAGATCCTTGTAGAGGGCTACAAGTCAGTAGACCTCTCCGCGACCGAGGAGCTGCTCGACACCGTGGTCAGGCTGTCTCAAGGCCTACCACACTATGCTCATCTCCTTGGTGGAATCCTTGGAGAAAGCGCCTTAATTAGGGGCGCATCCGAAATAACGATCGAATTCCTGGGGGCAGCCATAAACAAGGCTCTCGACGAAGCGCAGCGAAGCATTCAAGTAGCATACGCCAAGGCTGTGAATTCTCCAAATAAGAACGCACGCTTCGACGACACACTCCTAGCTTGCGCTCTTGCAGATGTGGACAACATTGGATACTTCGCCCCAGTTGATGTCAGTAAGCCATTAAGCAAGATTCAGGGAATTAAGCGAGAAACCCCAAGCTTCCTGCACCACTTGAGAGCATTCAGCGAAAGTCGCGGGTTCGTACTGGAAACTCGTGGCGAGGGGCGGCATCGCCGTTACCGATTTCAGAATCCGCTGCTTCAACCTTTCGTAATATTAAAAGGTGTTTCCGATCAAAAAGTTCGGATCAACGGTGTCAAGATTGAGTTAGGGTTTCAGCAATAA
- a CDS encoding site-specific integrase yields MSYERGERDPNTVKVVRSLVNNHIVPAIGARPLVKLEVDDVEDWLAEKAEVLVTSTLRNLRSILRRAINRAQVRKRVRYNVVLLCDELPAGKGTGRPSKALTLAQAEAVLTAAESSPMRAYIVVSLLTGARTEEMRPLTWDHVDLMGKPDATPAIPPNVKVWRSVRARGETKTRKSRRTLALPERAVKALEAHRVAQQAVKAAAGDDWREQGLVFATNVGTERDVNNVRRDFRRVIKAAGLNPTQWTPRELRHSFVSILSDGGMPIEEISRLVGHSSTAVTELVYRKQIRPVVESGATAMDRLFPATGKPAGLPPATNQASQAQPE; encoded by the coding sequence GTGAGCTACGAACGCGGCGAACGAGACCCCAACACCGTCAAGGTCGTCCGGTCCCTGGTCAACAACCACATCGTGCCCGCGATCGGCGCCCGGCCCCTGGTGAAGCTCGAAGTCGACGACGTCGAAGACTGGCTCGCCGAAAAAGCCGAAGTCCTGGTGACCTCGACGCTGCGCAACCTCCGCTCCATCCTCCGCCGGGCAATCAACCGCGCACAGGTACGCAAGCGGGTCCGATACAACGTGGTCCTGCTGTGCGACGAACTGCCAGCCGGGAAAGGGACCGGGCGTCCGTCGAAGGCGCTCACACTCGCGCAGGCGGAAGCGGTGCTCACGGCGGCGGAGTCGTCGCCGATGCGCGCCTACATCGTAGTGTCCCTGCTGACCGGCGCGCGAACCGAGGAGATGCGACCGCTCACCTGGGACCACGTTGACCTCATGGGCAAGCCGGACGCGACGCCGGCGATCCCGCCGAACGTCAAGGTGTGGCGTTCCGTCCGCGCCCGCGGCGAGACAAAGACGCGGAAGTCCAGGCGCACGCTCGCGCTGCCTGAACGAGCCGTCAAGGCGCTGGAGGCGCACCGAGTGGCACAGCAGGCGGTAAAGGCCGCCGCGGGCGACGACTGGCGCGAACAGGGGCTGGTGTTCGCAACTAACGTCGGCACCGAGCGGGACGTCAACAACGTCCGACGAGACTTCCGCCGGGTGATCAAGGCAGCTGGGCTCAACCCGACACAGTGGACGCCCCGAGAGCTGCGGCACAGCTTCGTCTCGATCCTCTCGGACGGTGGTATGCCGATCGAGGAGATCTCGCGGCTGGTCGGGCACAGCAGCACCGCCGTCACGGAGCTGGTCTACCGGAAGCAGATCCGGCCGGTAGTGGAATCCGGCGCGACCGCAATGGACCGGCTCTTCCCCGCGACAGGCAAACCTGCGGGACTTCCTCCGGCCACCAATCAGGCGTCTCAGGCCCAACCCGAATGA
- a CDS encoding Arm DNA-binding domain-containing protein: MASRRSRGDGTVYWSESRQRWIVELTIGYRPNGKRIYRKASGKTKTEAKNKLKELIRDVEEGAANASTGYTVEQAVSTTGS, translated from the coding sequence ATGGCGAGTCGGCGTAGTCGCGGAGATGGCACGGTCTACTGGTCGGAAAGCCGTCAGCGCTGGATCGTCGAGCTGACGATCGGCTACCGGCCGAACGGGAAGCGCATATACCGCAAGGCCAGCGGCAAGACTAAGACCGAAGCCAAGAACAAGCTCAAGGAGCTGATTCGCGACGTCGAAGAGGGCGCCGCTAACGCCTCGACCGGGTACACGGTCGAACAAGCGGTGTCAACGACTGGCTCGTGA
- a CDS encoding helix-turn-helix domain-containing protein, translating to MNAVPMPVAVPERHLYRITEAMRLLSMSRSVIYEQLRSGRLRSVKQGRARLVPAVAIQEYVELLMREAEVGYGESA from the coding sequence ATGAACGCCGTACCCATGCCGGTCGCCGTGCCCGAACGGCACCTCTACCGGATCACCGAAGCCATGCGCTTGCTGTCGATGAGCCGCTCGGTCATCTACGAACAGCTCCGCTCCGGGCGCCTGCGCTCGGTCAAGCAGGGCCGCGCCCGGCTCGTGCCGGCCGTCGCCATCCAGGAATACGTCGAGCTGCTGATGAGGGAAGCGGAGGTCGGCTATGGCGAGTCGGCGTAG
- a CDS encoding DUF3631 domain-containing protein, with the protein MPDTITTRAITVHMRKRRFDELVEEFFEEDVERESAPVRAELAESVGRVGDEVSRARPERPDGVRDRAAEIWRPLLAIADAAGGHWPETARRACRHFVLEATAQPASIGVRLLADIRQIFTAEHTDRIVTAELIRELHAIEDGPWTDVQGKPLDSRRLAKNSTGTWSGRGTSRSAARR; encoded by the coding sequence ATGCCGGACACGATCACGACGCGAGCGATCACCGTGCACATGCGCAAGCGTCGGTTTGACGAGCTGGTTGAGGAGTTCTTCGAAGAGGACGTCGAACGCGAGTCCGCGCCGGTTCGCGCCGAACTGGCGGAGTCGGTCGGGCGCGTCGGCGATGAGGTTAGCCGCGCACGGCCGGAACGCCCGGACGGCGTCCGCGACCGGGCGGCCGAGATCTGGCGACCGCTACTGGCGATCGCCGACGCGGCCGGCGGGCACTGGCCGGAAACCGCACGCAGGGCGTGCCGGCACTTCGTGCTCGAAGCCACCGCGCAACCGGCGTCGATCGGCGTGCGGCTGCTGGCCGACATCCGGCAGATCTTCACCGCGGAACACACCGACCGCATAGTCACCGCCGAGCTGATCCGCGAACTGCACGCCATCGAAGACGGCCCCTGGACCGACGTCCAAGGCAAGCCACTCGATAGCCGCCGCCTCGCGAAGAACTCGACCGGTACCTGGTCCGGCCGAGGGACCTCAAGGTCAGCGGCAAGACGCTGA